In Vespa crabro chromosome 13, iyVesCrab1.2, whole genome shotgun sequence, one DNA window encodes the following:
- the LOC124428808 gene encoding uncharacterized protein LOC124428808 has product MAAVKAAKLVATLDRLMANVNGPRPCIRRLLMPAAEAVMLYGTEVWAVRTVSEPAVKIVAGVIPFDLLAKERQFVHQQKPVLGKEEVLKNAWCNCIEAWKSRWEQEPRGRWTARLISRLDNWINREVQDVDFYLTQFLTGHGLFRSYLAIMRNVAYGNCHYGDSIKDDAHHTFFICTQWSANDLPWGRTSETSR; this is encoded by the exons ATGGCAGCAGTCAAGGCGGCAAAATTAGTAGCTACGCTGGACAGACTCATGGCCAATGTCAACGGTCCCCGACCGTGCATTAGGCGTCTACTTATGCCTGCCGCCGAAGCAGTGATGCTGTACGGCACGGAAGTATGGGCCGTG CGCACGGTCTCAGAGCCCGCAGTGAAAATTGTCGCCGGGGTAATCCCGTTTGACCTACTAGccaaggagagacaattcgtccatcAGCAGAAGCCCGTTCTGGGGAAGGAGGAGGTATTAAAGAACGCCTGGTGTAATTGCATCGAAGCCTGGAAAAGCAGATGGGAGCAGGAAcctaggggcagatggactGCCCGACTCATCAGTCGACTAGATAACTGGATAAATCGAGAGGTGCAAGATGTCGATTTCTACCTTACCCAATTCTTGACAGGCCATGGCCTGTTCCGCTCCTACCTCGCAATAATGAGGAATGTAGCATACGGCAACTGTCACTATGGGGACTCGATCAAAGACGATGCTCACCACACGTTCTTCATATGTACCCAGTGGAGCGCGAACGACTTACCTTGGGGCAGGACGTCGGAGACATCTCGCTGA